Below is a genomic region from Miniphocaeibacter halophilus.
CTTTTTAGATATAATTTTTCCCTTAAATATATTTATAGATTTTTATGTTTTTATAGGAATTACAATTGTTTCTTTAATAACTTTCTTTGTGTCCAAACACTACTCTAAAAAAGAATGTACTAGCCTATATAGTAACTAATAATAAAAGAAAAGCTAATGATTTAGATATTTAAAATCATTAGCTTTTCTGTTAATAAAATGGTTTTATTTCTTAAATTTAAAATAATCTTAATAAAAATTTAATTTTATACTACTATAATATTGGCTATGCTTTGTTAATCTTATCCTTTATTAATTTTATAAATTCATCTAACAGCTTATTATTATTGTCCATTAATATTTCAATATCTTTTGAGGTAGCGTCGTCTATATGTATTCCTACTATTGCTACTGTTACTCTATTTATAATTTTACTGGTATTTTTTGCCCATTCTCTAGCTATCATATCCTCTTTATGATATGGAATAGCCACTGTAGTCGCATCTGATGAGATTGCTCCTTTTTTATTTAGGCTCTCTCTTGGTAGTCCTACTGATATAGCTCCAATGTGATGTTTTTCTCCACCTTGTATAAATATTACTAAATCCTCACCTATTAATTTTGTTTTACAGGTTATTTTATATTTTCCTACTCCTTTTTCCAATATAAAATCCACTTTACATACCCTTCCATCTTTTGAATTTATCGTATTTTATTCCAAGTTGCCATAAAACCTTTCCTACAATATGGTCCATTTGCTCATCTAAGGTATTACTATTATTATAAAAAGTAAGCATTGGTGGAATTATTGTTACTCCAAGCTCTGCTAGATATTTCATATTTCTTAAATGAATTACACTTAACGGCGTTTCTCTAGGGACTATTATAAGCTTTCTTCTTTCTTTCAATGAAACATCTGCTGCTCTTAAAATTAAGTTTTCAGCATAACCGGAAGCAATTCCTGCTAAAGTTTTCATTGAGCATGGAATAATAACCATTCCATTAAAATCATTTGAACCGCTGGCTATACTGGCTGATAAATCATTATTGTCATATACAAAATCAGCAAATTTATATACATTTTCATAATCTAATGATGTTTCATATTTAAAATTTTCTTTGGCATTTTTAGATAAAATCAAATGAACTTCAACTTCTTCAATTTTATTCAAAAATTCTAAAATTTTATAGGCTAAGGCCACACCGCTAGCTCCTGTCACTCCTACTATAATTTTCATAAATATCTCCTATTTATTAAATTCTTTAATGGTAAATAATTCTATTTGATATTAGAATTAAAATAAGCAATATAATTGCAAATAAATAATATCAGCTATTATTTATAGCAACAATTTCTTTTTGGAATAACCTTTTGCTAAAATAGAATTGATATACAACTTTATTTTTTATACACTTTAGCTAAACAAATAAGCTAAAGTTTCTAAGGAGGTAATTAATTGAATACTGACCAACTGGAATACTTCTTAGCTATTGTAAAATATAAAAGCTTTACAAAAGCTGCCAATGAAATGTTTATTTCTCAATCATCGCTATCTAAAAAAATCAAGGCATTAGAAAATGAACTAGGCCTTGAGTTACTAAATAGAGGAAAATCCATAATAGAATTAACTCATGCCGGAAAAGAGGTATACGACTTTGCACAATCTTTTTTCAAGGAATACAATAAATTAAATAAATCTTTAGACCAATATAGGGCCGTCTCTGAAACTTATATTCGTTTTGCTTCTATTCCAATACTATCTTATTATGGAACCAGTTCTTTATTAGCAAAGTTTAGCAGTGAAAATTTAGATAAAAAAATATATTTCAATATTATTGAAATGAACCAAGAATATGTAATGCAGGCTTTAAATAATGATGAAGTTGATATTGCTCTTATTCGAGATAATTCCAATTTAGTGTTGTCCAATTATAATTTTATAAATTATTATGAAGATGAATTTTTGTTAGTTTGTAATAAAAATCATGAACTAGCCCATAAAAATACTGTTAGCTATGAGGAAATAGTAAAATATCCATTTATTCTCATGGATAAAACTTCTACATTAAATGATATTATTATTAATGAGCTGGAAAGAAGAAATTTGAAGCTAAACATTAAAAATATAGTTTCAAGACATAATCTTATATTAGAAATGATTTCTAAGGATATTGGTATTAGTCTTTTACCAAAAAAATTATTGGAAACAAGTAACATTAATAATATTGTTAGTATACCTTTAGAAAAACCTTTGAAAAATAAGCTTATTCTTTTGATAAAAAACAATAAAAATCATACAGCTACTACAAAAAGATTTTGGCAATTTTGTAAAGAAAATATCAAAGATTAGGAAGTGAATTTATGAATTTTAAAATCAATGATTTAAGAACATCTATCGAATATTTGAAAACATTTCCGAATCAAATATTGGAAACAGATGTAGAAGTTGATCCTTTTGCTGAAATATCGGGAATATATAGATACGTTGGAGCCGGCGGTACGGTAAAAAGACCTACAAAATTAGGTCCTGCTATGATTTTTAACAATGTTAAGGGACACGAAAATTCCAAAGTATTAATAGGACTTTTAGCTAGTCGGGAAAGAGTTGGCTTATTGTTAAATGAAAAACCTGAAAAACTTGGTTTTTTATTAAAAGAATCTCTAAATAATCCAATAGATCCTATTGCCGTATCCAATAATGAGGCTAAATGCCAAGAAGTTGTTCACTTAGCTTCTGATAGTGGATTTGATATTAGAAAACTTATTCCTGCACCAACTAATACTGAAGAAGATGCCGGTCCATATATAACAATGGGGATGTGTTACGGAACTAATCCTATAAATGGATTGTCCGATATAACCATACATAGGTTATGTTTACAAAGTAAAGATGAAATTTCCATGTATTTTGTTCCAGGTAGACATTTAGATGCTTTAAGAATGATGTATGAAAAAGACAATAAGCCTATGCCTATATCCATAAGTATAGGAGTTGATCCTGCCATAGAAATTGCTTCTTGTTTTGAACCTCCAACAACTCCCTTAGGTTTTAATGAGCTTTCAATTGCCGGCGGATTAAGAAACGAACCTGTAAAATTAGTAAATTGTTTAACTGTAAATGAAAAGGCTATAGCTAATGCAGAATACGTAATTGAAGGAGAATTAATTCCAAATAGAAGAATTAGAGAAGATATAAATACAAACACCGGAAAGGCCATGCCGGAATTTCCGGGATATACTGGTTCAAGCAAGCCGGAGCTACCTGTAATAAAAGTTAAAGCCGTTACCCATAGAAAAAATCCAATAATGCAATCATGTATTGGCCCTTCTGAAGAACATGTAAACATGGCCGGAATTCCTACTGAAGCCTCTATTTTAATTTTACTGGAAAAAGCTTTACCCGGAAATATAAAGAATGTATATGCCCATCCTTCCGGTGGAGGTAAATATATGGCTATTATCCAGTTTATAAAAAGAAGTCCTTCTGATGAAGGTAAACATAGACAAGCTGCTTTACTTGCCTTTACAGCATTTTCAGAATTGAAGCATGTAATTTTAGTAGATGAAGATGTGGATATTTTTGACTCAAATGACGTACTGTGGGCTATGAATACAAGATTTCAAGGAGATAAAGATATAATTACCATTCCCGGAGTAAGTTGTCATCCCTTAGATCCTTCCCAAACACCGGAATATAGCAATTCAATTTCTCAAGTTGGAATATCCTGTAAAACCATATTTGATTGTACAGTGCCCTTCCATTTAAAAGACAAATTTCAAAGAAGTGTTTTTAAAGAAGTCGATATAAAAAAATGGATTAAGTAACTAATAAACAAAAGCTAATGATTTAAACATATTAAATCATTAGCTTTTTTATTAATTTAATTGTAAGGATTTTTTAGCTTCCATTATTGCATCTACTACATAGTCTGCATTAATAATTTCAGCACCTTCTACTAGACTATCTTCAGCTACTCCATTATGTTTCATACAAGCTGAACATACTTTTATTTTTCCACCAGCTTCTAAAAATGCCGGTAATAATTCTTTAATAGGTTTAAACGGTTCACCTATATCTATTTTTTCAGCATATCCCTTTGAAGCTAAATGAACTGCATCTGAAAGAAGTAGTAATTCTACATCATATCCCTTTTGTGCTGCAGTAAGCCCCATTGTAAAAGCAATTGTAACATTGTTTGAATCCCTTTCATGAGCCGTTAAGGTTACAACTAAATCTATATTATGCATAAAATCCCTCCTAGTTTTCTATTCATAAAATAGATACCCTTGGAAGGTGTTGATAAACATTATTATTCTATGGAGTTTTATATAATGCTAATTTCTTCCAGTCTCTGTAAAACAATAAATCAGAGAAAAAATTATTTTAAACTTTCTGTATTCTCATTTCCTAAAAATAAATTAATCCATTTAGAAATATAAAAATTATCATATGATGGCTTTATATTTCAATTATTTTTCTTCGATTAACTGAATTTTATAATTGTTCGGATCATTGATAAAGCAAAACTTAACATTTTCCATAGGAGATATTATTTTAGATATTTCTATACCTAATTTCTCTAATTCATTAATTGTTTTATCTAAATTCTCTACTCCTAATCCTATTGAAACCCCTTCTCCAAAATTTACAAATCTTCTATCCTTTTGTTCTATTAATTCTATTTTAGGCTTATTCACATCTCCCATCATAGCTATTTTATTAGCACCGGCGCTAAATTTACTATAAATTGGTAAATTTAAAACTTCATTATAAAATTTAATACTCTCATCTAAATTCTTAACTAATAATGTAATCCATTTTAATTTCATAATTCCTCCTAGTAGTTCCTCAAATTCATCTCTCAATACAATGAATTCAAATCTCTAATTTGATTTTACAATCCGTCTTTTACAAATCATTATAAGAAATAAATCCCTTTACCGACTTAGCAGCATATATACTATTGGCAACAGCTCTTGCTATAGCTTGACTGGCCAAGGCGCCAACAAGACTAACGTCTGTTTTTATCTCCCCTGTTGCTAAGGTGAAAATAGTATCTCCATCATTTAGGGTATGAACGGGAAATATACTATTACCATATCCATTATGGGCCATTGATGAAATTTTCATACATTCTGCTTTGTTAAAAATTCCATTAGTAGCTACTACTGATATAGTAGTGTTGGTCATTTTAGAAAATCCAACTCCTTGGTTTACTACTTCCTTATAAATCTCCATAGTATTTTTGAATTTCTTTGTATTTTTATCGTAGCAACCTGCTATTTGAACATTTTTCTCATAGTCGAAAATATCTCCAAAGGCATTGCAAATTGTTAAGGCTGAAACTACTAGCTCTCCTGCTTTTATAGTTGCTGAACCCAGTCCGGACTTCATTGTAAAATCCATTCCTAAGATTTTACCAACAGTTGCCCCTGTTCCTCCTCCAATATTTCCCTGTCTATTTTCTTTTTCACTTGCATTTTCACAAGCTGAGTAACCCATTTCTAAATTAGGTCTTATTTTGGGATTGCCGCAGGCTAAATCAAAAATCACCGCTGCAGGAACTATAGGAACTTTCCCGACTCCAACATCAAGACCTATGTTTTTTTCCTCTAAGTACTTCATAACGCCTGAAGCTGAATCAAGTCCATAGGCTGAGCCACCTGAAAGAACAAGTCCGTGAATGTTCTCAACAAAATTTTCAGGTTTTAATAAATCCGTTTCCCTTGTACCAGGTGCTCCTCCTCTAACATCTACACCGCAAACAGTTTTTTCCGGTGGAAGTATAACTGTAACACCTGTTAAATTTTCGTAGTCGGAATAATGTCCAACCTTTATTCCCTTAATATCTGTTAAATATCCTGAATACATATTTTTCTCCCTTATGACCTAACACAGCTTTCGTTTTTTGAAAGCTGTCTAGGTCAAATGCAACCTGTTTCCCAAGAGCTTTTTCCATTGGTTGAAACAGTCTGCTCTACTATTAATATTTTTATTTAACTAGCTTTATAACTATAACTCAATTTTTCATAAACTATTTCCTAACACAGCTTTCGTTTTTTGAAAGCTGTCTAGGTCAAATGCAACCTATTTCCCAAGAGCTTTGTAATTGGCTGAAACAGTCTGCTCTACTCTTAATATTTTATTTAACTAGCTTTATAACTATAACTCAATTTTTCATAAACTATTTCCTAACACAGCTTTCGTTTTTTGAAAGCTGTCTAAGTCAAATGCAACCTGTTTCCCAAGAGCTTTGCCATTGGTTGAAACAGTCTGCTCTACTATTAATATTTTTATTTAACTAGCTTTTTGTATCTTTATAGTAAAAATAACTGTATATAAAATTTTTTATGTTAAATGCTTTGGTGAATCGCCAATGGATTCTTCCAATTTTTTCTTAGAATTATCTATAATTCTATTTGCAAATTCTTCTATTTTATTAATAATCCACATACTTGCCGTACTGTTAGTTTCGTAATTAGCCTCTGCAAACATGTCGACTCTACCATCTTTTCTTAAATTTTCCACTTGTCTAAAAGCATCTTTATTTCCCCTAGGATAAACTGCAAAAGTTGCTCCACCATTTTTCTTCATTAAGGAAAAAGCCGGTACATCACTGGGCCCATCTGCAATATAGATCATATTCTTAAATTGAATTCTTCGCAATTCTTCCGGCATTTTAGAATTTACATCAATATTATCTACAAAGCCTACACCCTTATTAATTTCAAAGAGAGCCCTTGTTTTTGTAGTATTGTCTAGTGTGTATCCTATTTCTGCCAAAATATTATTCTTTTCAATAATTTCACAGCCCCAAATTTCCTTAGTGTACTTCATAAGACTGCAACCTTTAACTATTTCCTTAAAACCTGTACTTATAATATAATTTTCAATGGAAATACCATATTCTTTCCAAGTGGAATTTTCTTCTAAATTAGGTAGGTTTACAATTTGTTTAAAAAAACTCTCAACACCCGGATAAAAATTAAGCTTCTCCCCTAATTTCCTTAACTTATTGTTATTTAAACCGGCAAATTTTCCACCTTCTTGGGATTCTCTAATAAATTTATTTAAGTAAATGGTCTCCTTATTAACATTAACCCCTTGTTCATTATAAATTTCTTTCGGCATTTTATTAACTTCATCCCAAAATTTTTTACTGTCAACTCCATATTCATTGAAAATCGGTTCTTGCATATATCCATCTACTAAGGTTTTATCAAAATCCCATATTACTGCAATTATATTAGACATAGTCACCTCCAATTAAAATAAATACTTCTAACTATACTACTATTATAGTATTTTTTCATATAGCACGTTGTCTAACCAAATCCCATTTATTAAAATATACTTTTCATAAATTCCAACTTTCCGAAAGCCATTTTTCTCCAAAACTCTTTGAGATGGAATATTTTCTGAAGAAGTTCCTGCTTCCAGCCTATGTAATTTATGTTTTTTTCTTGCTAAGTCTACTACTAAAGAAACTCCCTTAGTTCCATACCCCTTACCTTGAATATTCTTTCCTAACCGGTATCCAAGCTCTCCCTTATTTAATGGCCTTCTAATTATTTGTGAGATATTTATTCTGCCAATAACATGACAATTATCCATTAACAAATAATAATAACCTAAATCTCTTATTTGTTCATCTATTAAGCCATAGGATGATAATAAAAAATTTTCATATTCATAATATTCTTTTTTTCTTGGAAATCCAATTTCTGCAAAATATTTTTTATTATCCACTTCAAATTTATATAATTTATCTAAATTGTTTCTATTTATTAACTCTACATGCATAATCTTCCTCTTATTTAAATTCAATTCTCCTATCCTTTTTAAATTTTTTCCTACTAGGATTTCCCTCACATCTATAAATTTCTTTTCTCTTTACATCATAAATTGAAGACCAAATTGTATCCATGCCTAATTTTCTATTGTATTGACATAAAAATCCCCTATTTCCCTTAAGTAAATCAACTAAATCATCGACTCTATACCTGCTATAATCCTGATTATTTAAGGTTTCATATCTTCTATGGGAGTATATATCATCTACTGCTTTATGTTTATATTTTTCCATAGCTTCACTAGCAAAGTGATTGGTCCTGTATAAAGCCATGTCTTCACCCTTATTATATACAATATATTTTTTCTTTGGATTTGATTCTATTAAGGCCAGTTTACCATATTTGTCAGCAATTATAATATTTTGAGAAGAACCTATGGGAACTTCTTCTAAAAAGTCTACAGCTTCTTCAACAGTTTTACATTTTTCCAATAAATACCTAATAATAAAACCTGCATTAAATCCATAATCCTTCACAGTCGGATAGACAAAAGTAAGGCCGCAAGCTAGTCCATGCTCATTTATTCCATCTTCTATTTGAATCATGGCAGTTGTATTTCCAACAAAGGAATATCCCTCATTTAAATTATAAAAGGCACTGTCAGTAAGTTTTTCCAAGGCAATATTAAAGTCCGAATTTCTAGCTAAAATTATTTCATCTTCGTTTTTAATTCCTATTATTGAACAAAAATTTTCATAGGTGAAGATATACATAGTTGTTAAAAATGAAAATACCTTAATAAACTCTTCCTCTAATCCCTTAGAAAACCCATCTATTTCCTCAACTATTTCAGGATAAAATCTCTCATAGTATTGTAAAACCCTTTTTCCATAGTCTATTTTTTCATAAGTTACTCTTTTTCCCAACTTTAAATCTACCTTGTTTTTATATAGTTTTTGGCCGTATTTAAATCCGGCTTCATAATGATTTCCCTTCCACCTTGAATGATACATTTACTCACCTCTTCTTCATTGTCTTTTAATAAAAAATTTATGTCAATGAAATAATATTCAATATAAAAAAGCCGGTATAAATACCGACTTCTTTTTAAATATTCTCAAAGGGTTTTATTATTTCTTCTATTTTCCTATTGGTTTCTTCATCTATTTCCCAATCTAAACATCCTAAATTAATATTTAGTTGCTCTACTGATGAAACACCTGCAATTACACTGGTTATTTCTTCTTTTTGTCTTAACCAATTTAAAGAAAGTTGAACTAAAGGCTTGTTTAATTCCTTAGCAATTTCATTTAATTTCTCCACTGCTTCTAAATACCTTGGATAGATATTGTTATCAGTTAATTTTGGATTACCATAACGCTCATCATTTTTAGAATAGTATCTTCCTTCTTCTAAAAAACGTCCTGCTAAAAGACCTTGGAATAAAGGAATAAATGGGAAAAATGCTTGTCCATATTTTCTTACTATTGGAAAGATTTCTTTTTCTGTCCTATATTCCAACTTATGATTCCTATAATCTATGGTATTTCTCTCTAACATATTGTAAAGATTTTGTTGACTGTCTATTCCAACTAATTCCATCATTTTTTTTGAATCTTTCGCTGAAAAATTACTTAATCCTACATATTTAGTTTTCCCGGACTCTTTTAATATTTTTAATGCTTCTGCCGTTTCTTCCAACGGGGTACTATGGTCCGGCCAATGAAGATGAACTAGGTCTACATAATCTGTTTTTAATCTTTTAAGATTTCTTTCCATCTCCCATAAAATACTGTCTTTTTTTAGATTATAGGATGAAGATTTCCCTGTTTTGTCCCAAACTCTTCCTACCTTTGTAGCTAAAAACACCTTGTCTCGTTTTCCTTTTAAGGCCTTTCCTACAATCTCCTCTGAAACCCCATTTCCATAAAGAGGTGCCGTGTCTATCATATTTATTCCCTTGTCTACAGCTGTATGGATAATTTTAATATATTCATTTTCATCCCAATTATCCCAAGTTCCACCAAATCTCCAAGTTCCTAGTCCTATTACCGAAAGTTCTTCTGAAATTCTCTTAGTTTTTTTGTAAATCATTTTACACATCCCCTATATCGAATTCTCTGTTTTTAAAATAGTATTTCCTGTCCTCTTCTGTTACTTTTCGAATAATCCTAGCAGAATTTCCTGCAGCAATTACATTGTCCGGTATGTCCTTTGTTATTACGGAACCGGAACCTATTACTACATTATTACCTATTTTTATACCTGGATTTATTACTACATTACCGCCTAGCCATACATTATTACCTATTTCTATGGATATTCCATATTCATACCCGGTATTTCTATTTTCCGGATGTATAGGATGTCCTGCTGTATATATAGCCACATTTGGTCCAAACATAACATTATCTCCAATTTTTACTTCAGCAACATCGAGTATTGTTAAATTAAAATTGGAATAAAAATTCTCACCTATACTTATATTACAACCATAGTCACAATAGAAAGGAGGTGTTATTTTAAAATTCTCTCCTGTTTTTTTAAATAATGTTTTAATTATATTTTCCCTGTATATTTTATCGTGAGGTAATGATCTGTTAAATTCAAATATTTTCTTTTGTGCATAATTATATTTTTTTCTTAATCCTTCATCTTCAGCAATGTATGGTAAGCCATTTACCATTCTTTCTTCCATATTCATATATTCCTCCAAATTTCCATATCTTACAATACTATATATTTTATCAAATATAGGTGGTCTTTTATATGTAAAATAAAATATGTTAAAAAAATAATTGAATCTTAAATATAAATACATTTTTATAGATAAAACTTTTTATCTGAAAATAAGGGTAAATTTCTATTTACTAATCAAAATTTTTTAATTGGGAGCCAACAACACAAGCCCCTAAAAGACTAAGTCCGCCTAATATTGCAATTTTTTTGTAAGGTGTAACCACTCCTGCAACAATACAGGCAGCCCCTGTAGTTATATTTAATAGCTGAGTAGCTTTTAACTGCCTTTTACTAGGCCTTGGAAATTTTATATTTACACCTAAAGCGCTATTTGCCTTGTCACACGAAGTATCCATAATATTAAACATTTTTTCCATCATAATTTTCCTCTTTTCATATTTTCAATCAGTTTAAATTAAATAATTAACAACTGTTGTAGATAATGCTCCTACAAAGAATAGACCGGACAAGCTAAAACAAATTATATATTTAGTCTTACTTATTGACTGTGTTTTAAACATCCATATACCTATTATTAGTAAAATAATTCCTAATAT
It encodes:
- a CDS encoding UbiD family decarboxylase, with protein sequence MNFKINDLRTSIEYLKTFPNQILETDVEVDPFAEISGIYRYVGAGGTVKRPTKLGPAMIFNNVKGHENSKVLIGLLASRERVGLLLNEKPEKLGFLLKESLNNPIDPIAVSNNEAKCQEVVHLASDSGFDIRKLIPAPTNTEEDAGPYITMGMCYGTNPINGLSDITIHRLCLQSKDEISMYFVPGRHLDALRMMYEKDNKPMPISISIGVDPAIEIASCFEPPTTPLGFNELSIAGGLRNEPVKLVNCLTVNEKAIANAEYVIEGELIPNRRIREDINTNTGKAMPEFPGYTGSSKPELPVIKVKAVTHRKNPIMQSCIGPSEEHVNMAGIPTEASILILLEKALPGNIKNVYAHPSGGGKYMAIIQFIKRSPSDEGKHRQAALLAFTAFSELKHVILVDEDVDIFDSNDVLWAMNTRFQGDKDIITIPGVSCHPLDPSQTPEYSNSISQVGISCKTIFDCTVPFHLKDKFQRSVFKEVDIKKWIK
- a CDS encoding GNAT family N-acetyltransferase, which codes for MHVELINRNNLDKLYKFEVDNKKYFAEIGFPRKKEYYEYENFLLSSYGLIDEQIRDLGYYYLLMDNCHVIGRINISQIIRRPLNKGELGYRLGKNIQGKGYGTKGVSLVVDLARKKHKLHRLEAGTSSENIPSQRVLEKNGFRKVGIYEKYILINGIWLDNVLYEKIL
- a CDS encoding VOC family protein, coding for MKLKWITLLVKNLDESIKFYNEVLNLPIYSKFSAGANKIAMMGDVNKPKIELIEQKDRRFVNFGEGVSIGLGVENLDKTINELEKLGIEISKIISPMENVKFCFINDPNNYKIQLIEEK
- a CDS encoding haloacid dehalogenase-like hydrolase — protein: MSNIIAVIWDFDKTLVDGYMQEPIFNEYGVDSKKFWDEVNKMPKEIYNEQGVNVNKETIYLNKFIRESQEGGKFAGLNNNKLRKLGEKLNFYPGVESFFKQIVNLPNLEENSTWKEYGISIENYIISTGFKEIVKGCSLMKYTKEIWGCEIIEKNNILAEIGYTLDNTTKTRALFEINKGVGFVDNIDVNSKMPEELRRIQFKNMIYIADGPSDVPAFSLMKKNGGATFAVYPRGNKDAFRQVENLRKDGRVDMFAEANYETNSTASMWIINKIEEFANRIIDNSKKKLEESIGDSPKHLT
- a CDS encoding aldo/keto reductase, yielding MIYKKTKRISEELSVIGLGTWRFGGTWDNWDENEYIKIIHTAVDKGINMIDTAPLYGNGVSEEIVGKALKGKRDKVFLATKVGRVWDKTGKSSSYNLKKDSILWEMERNLKRLKTDYVDLVHLHWPDHSTPLEETAEALKILKESGKTKYVGLSNFSAKDSKKMMELVGIDSQQNLYNMLERNTIDYRNHKLEYRTEKEIFPIVRKYGQAFFPFIPLFQGLLAGRFLEEGRYYSKNDERYGNPKLTDNNIYPRYLEAVEKLNEIAKELNKPLVQLSLNWLRQKEEITSVIAGVSSVEQLNINLGCLDWEIDEETNRKIEEIIKPFENI
- a CDS encoding UbiX family flavin prenyltransferase, with product MKIIVGVTGASGVALAYKILEFLNKIEEVEVHLILSKNAKENFKYETSLDYENVYKFADFVYDNNDLSASIASGSNDFNGMVIIPCSMKTLAGIASGYAENLILRAADVSLKERRKLIIVPRETPLSVIHLRNMKYLAELGVTIIPPMLTFYNNSNTLDEQMDHIVGKVLWQLGIKYDKFKRWKGM
- a CDS encoding LysR family transcriptional regulator: MNTDQLEYFLAIVKYKSFTKAANEMFISQSSLSKKIKALENELGLELLNRGKSIIELTHAGKEVYDFAQSFFKEYNKLNKSLDQYRAVSETYIRFASIPILSYYGTSSLLAKFSSENLDKKIYFNIIEMNQEYVMQALNNDEVDIALIRDNSNLVLSNYNFINYYEDEFLLVCNKNHELAHKNTVSYEEIVKYPFILMDKTSTLNDIIINELERRNLKLNIKNIVSRHNLILEMISKDIGISLLPKKLLETSNINNIVSIPLEKPLKNKLILLIKNNKNHTATTKRFWQFCKENIKD
- a CDS encoding sugar O-acetyltransferase, which translates into the protein MNMEERMVNGLPYIAEDEGLRKKYNYAQKKIFEFNRSLPHDKIYRENIIKTLFKKTGENFKITPPFYCDYGCNISIGENFYSNFNLTILDVAEVKIGDNVMFGPNVAIYTAGHPIHPENRNTGYEYGISIEIGNNVWLGGNVVINPGIKIGNNVVIGSGSVITKDIPDNVIAAGNSARIIRKVTEEDRKYYFKNREFDIGDV
- a CDS encoding C45 family autoproteolytic acyltransferase/hydolase; translation: MYHSRWKGNHYEAGFKYGQKLYKNKVDLKLGKRVTYEKIDYGKRVLQYYERFYPEIVEEIDGFSKGLEEEFIKVFSFLTTMYIFTYENFCSIIGIKNEDEIILARNSDFNIALEKLTDSAFYNLNEGYSFVGNTTAMIQIEDGINEHGLACGLTFVYPTVKDYGFNAGFIIRYLLEKCKTVEEAVDFLEEVPIGSSQNIIIADKYGKLALIESNPKKKYIVYNKGEDMALYRTNHFASEAMEKYKHKAVDDIYSHRRYETLNNQDYSRYRVDDLVDLLKGNRGFLCQYNRKLGMDTIWSSIYDVKRKEIYRCEGNPSRKKFKKDRRIEFK
- a CDS encoding P1 family peptidase; translation: MYSGYLTDIKGIKVGHYSDYENLTGVTVILPPEKTVCGVDVRGGAPGTRETDLLKPENFVENIHGLVLSGGSAYGLDSASGVMKYLEEKNIGLDVGVGKVPIVPAAVIFDLACGNPKIRPNLEMGYSACENASEKENRQGNIGGGTGATVGKILGMDFTMKSGLGSATIKAGELVVSALTICNAFGDIFDYEKNVQIAGCYDKNTKKFKNTMEIYKEVVNQGVGFSKMTNTTISVVATNGIFNKAECMKISSMAHNGYGNSIFPVHTLNDGDTIFTLATGEIKTDVSLVGALASQAIARAVANSIYAAKSVKGFISYNDL
- a CDS encoding DsrE family protein, giving the protein MHNIDLVVTLTAHERDSNNVTIAFTMGLTAAQKGYDVELLLLSDAVHLASKGYAEKIDIGEPFKPIKELLPAFLEAGGKIKVCSACMKHNGVAEDSLVEGAEIINADYVVDAIMEAKKSLQLN